The Triticum dicoccoides isolate Atlit2015 ecotype Zavitan chromosome 6A, WEW_v2.0, whole genome shotgun sequence genome has a window encoding:
- the LOC119319282 gene encoding transcription factor MYB30-like, with translation MVSAPCCEKMGLKRGPWTAEEDMTLVAHIEQHGHSNWRVLPKQAGLLRCGKSCRLRWINYLRPDIKRGNFTSEEEEAIIQLHAMLGNRWSTIAARLPGRTDNEIKNVWHTQLKKRLQSSSKSSGQAAPKRKANKPAVAASTLEDPTSDPVSAEQSLAMSPEQSLSTSSATDYSMASSLENTGSSSSEEFQIDDSFWSETLAMSVNSSGSGMETSDTFGADSASPSSSNNEMDFWVTLFMQAGDMHSLSQI, from the coding sequence atggTGAGTGCTCCTTGCTGCGAGAAGATGGGGCTCAAGAGGGGCCCGTGGACGGCGGAGGAGGACATGACCCTTGTGGCTCACATCGAGCAGCACGGGCACAGCAACTGGCGGGTGCTGCCGAAGCAGGCCGGCCTGCTGCGCTGCGGCAAGAGCTGCCGCCTCCGGTGGATCAACTACCTGCGCCCCGACATCAAGCGCGGCAACTTCACcagcgaggaggaagaagccatCATCCAACTCCATGCCATGCTCGGCAACAGATGGTCCACCATTGCCGCCAGGCTGCCTGGCAGGACGGACAACGAGATCAAGAACGTCTGGCACACACAGCTCAAGAAGCGACTCCAGTCGTCGTCCAAGTCGTCCGGCCAGGCAGCGCCTAAGCGCAAAGCCAATAAACCTGCTGTGGCTGCGAGCACGCTCGAGGATCCGACCTCCGACCCGGTGTCGGCGGAGCAGTCCCTCGCGATGTCGCCGGAGCAGTCCCTCTCGACGTCATCTGCCACCGACTACTCGATGGCCTCGTCGTTGGAGAACACGGGCAGCTCTTCCTCGGAGGAGTTCCAGATTGACGACAGCTTCTGGTCGGAGACACTTGCGATGTCGGTGAACAGCTCCGGTTCCGGGATGGAAACCAGCGACACCTTCGGTGCAGACAGTGCATCGCCGTCGTCGAGCAACAATGAGATGGACTTCTGGGTCACGCTGTTCATGCAGGCTGGTGACATGCATAGTTTGTCACAAATTTAA